The following coding sequences are from one Diospyros lotus cultivar Yz01 chromosome 7, ASM1463336v1, whole genome shotgun sequence window:
- the LOC127806918 gene encoding leucine-rich repeat receptor-like protein kinase TDR isoform X2, producing the protein MEISRPSCFHLLLALMFMAAVLAVDPVSEALLSLKSELTDYSDSLSDWFVPSGLKPAGKIYACSWSGVTCDKNSTKVIGLNLSMKDLGGVMSGKQFSLFTDLVDLNFSFNSFSEQLPTGIFNLNNLRSLDISRNNFSGHFPVGVSNLHHLVVFDAFSNSFSGLLPAEVSQLQFLKVLNLAGSYFSGPIASEYGSFKSLEFIHLAGNFLSGSIPPELGQLKTVTHMEIGYNSYQGSIPWQLGNMSQLEYLDIAGANLSGSIPKQLSNLTNLQSLFLFRNQLTGLIPWELSKIMPLRSLDLSDNQLSGPIPESFADLKNLRLLSLMYNNMNGTVPEGIAQLPSLDSLFIWNNFFHGPLPQSLGRYSKLKWVDVSTNNFIGRIPPDICSGGVLLKLILFSNNFSGGLSPSLTNCSSLVRLRIENNSFSGEIPLRFSGLPDMAYVDLSRNRFTGGIPTDISQAPKLQYFNVSNNPELGGIVPTQTWSLPQLQNFSASSCSITGNLPPFESCKSLSVVELRTNMLSGPVPGSVSNCQVIEKMDLANNNFTGHLPEELATLPALSELDFSHNNFSGPIPTTFANSSRLMILNVSFNHISGSIPPEKKFRSMGSSAFVGNPELCGAPLQPCPGTTKIPNGLQLGIRRTQKFAWVLILCSVVVLCVTVSIIGVFYFRRGSEGQWRMVSFIGLPRFTANDILRSFNSTEVIETMPPLSGSFCKAVLPTGITVSVKKIEVDAKNMKAMLEFITRLGNARHKNLTRLLGFCYNNHLGYLLYDYLPESNLAEKIKMKRDWIAKVKIVIGIARGLCFLHHDCYPVIPHGDLRASNIVFDENVEPHLAEYGLKFLAKWNHHSFPAATCRTETGEYNSAIKEELYLDIYNFGEVILEVLTNGRLKNQGGSIHGKPMETLLREISHENEVGSSNSLREEIKLVIEVALLCTRSRPCERPSMEEILKLLSGLKPQTK; encoded by the exons ATGGAGATCTCGAGACCCTCATGCTTCCACCTTCTTCTTGCTTTGATGTTCATGGCTGCAGTTCTGGCAGTTGATCCCGTCTCAGAGGCACTTTTGAGCTTGAAATCTGAGCTCACAGATTATTCCGACAGTTTGAGTGACTGGTTTGTGCCTTCTGGGCTGAAGCCAGCTGGAAAAATCTATGCTTGTTCTTGGTCTGGTGTCACATGTGACAAGAACTCTACCAAAGTCATTGGCTTGAACCTGTCCATGAAGGATCTTGGAGGTGTAATGTCAGGAAAGCAATTCAGCCTCTTCACAGACCTTGTTGATCTCAACTTCAGTTTCAATTCTTTCTCAGAACAACTCCCTACTGGGATTTTCAATCTCAACAATCTAAGAAGCTTGGACATCAGCAGAAACAATTTCTCAGGCCACTTCCCCGTTGGTGTCTCCAATCTCCACCATCTGGTTGTCTTTGATGCCTTCAGCAACAGCTTCTCAGGCCTCTTACCAGCCGAAGTTTCGCAGCTTCAATTCCTTAAAGTACTCAATCTTGCTGGGAGTTACTTCAGTGGACCAATCGCATCAGAGTATGGCTCATTCAAGAGCCTTGAATTCATTCACTTGGCAGGCAATTTTCTCAGTGGCAGCATACCACCAGAGCTGGGGCAGCTCAAAACAGTGACCCATATGGAGATTGGTTATAACAGTTACCAAGGAAGCATTCCCTGGCAACTGGGTAACATGAGCCAGCTTGAGTATCTTGATATTGCCGGCGCAAACCTCTCTGGTTCAATACCAAAGCAGCTCAGCAATCTCACCAACCTTCAGTCACTTTTTCTGTTCAGAAACCAACTCACTGGATTGATTCCATGGGAGCTCTCAAAAATCATGCCCCTCAGAAGCCTGGACCTTTCTGATAACCAGCTTTCTGGGCCCATTCCTGAGAGCTTTGCAGACTTGAAGAATCTTAGGCTGCTCAGCCTGATGTACAATAACATGAATGGCACTGTTCCTGAAGGTATTGCACAGCTTCCATCACTTGATTCTCTCTTCATATGGAACAATTTCTTTCATGGGCCACTTCCACAAAGCTTGGGCAGGTATTCAAAGCTGAAATGGGTGGATGTTtcaacaaataatttcattGGGAGAATTCCACCAGATATATGTTCAGGAGGGGTCTTGTTGAAGTTGATCctcttttcaaataatttttctgGTGGACTATCTCCATCTCTCACCAATTGTTCATCTCTCGTTCGCCTACgaatagaaaataattctttcTCAGGTGAGATCCCTCTGAGATTCAGTGGACTTCCTGATATGGCATATGTTGATCTGTCTAGAAATAGGTTCACAGGAGGAATTCCCACTGATATTTCCCAAGCTCCCAAGCTTCAGTACTTTAATGTGTCTAATAATCCTGAGCTTGGAGGTATAGTCCCAACACAGACATGGTCTTTGCCACAGCTTCAGAACTTCTCAGCATCCTCTTGTAGCATTACTGGAAATCTTCCTCCATTCGAATCCTGCAAATCACTCTCTGTAGTTGAATTAAGGACAAACATGTTGTCAGGACCCGTTCCAGGAAGTGTCTCCAACTGCCAGGTTATTGAGAAGATGGACTTGGCCAACAATAATTTCACTGGTCACTTACCTGAGGAGCTGGCTACTCTTCCTGCTCTCTCTGAATTAGATTTTTCACATAATAATTTCAGTGGTCCAATACCCACAACGTTTGCCAATTCTTCAAGACTGATGATTCTGAACGTATCATTCAATCATATCTCCGGTTCCATTCCACCAGAAAAGAAATTTAGATCGATGGGGAGCAGTGCTTTTGTCGGAAATCCAGAGCTATGTGGAGCACCCCTGCAACCTTGTCCTGGTACAACAAAAATTCCAAATGGACTCCAATTGGGAATCAGGAGGACACAGAAGTTTGCTTGGGTTCTTATACTGTGTTCAGTGGTGGTTCTATGCGTCACAGTTTCAATCATTGGTGTATTTTACTTCCGGAGAGGAAGTGAAGGCCAGTGGAGAATGGTCTCATTTATTGGACTTCCTCGGTTCACTGCAAATGATATTTTGAGGAGCTTCAATTCCACAGAAGTTATAGAGACGATGCCGCCATTGTCAGGTTCATTCTGCAAAGCAGTCCTGCCCACAGGAATAACAGTTTCAGTCAAGAAGATTGAGGTGGATGCCAAAAATATGAAGGCAATGCTAGAATTCATAACACGGCTGGGCAATGCAAGACATAAGAACTTGACCAGACTGCTTGGATTTTGCTATAACAATCATCTGGGTTATCTTTTGTATGATTACTTGCCTGAAAGTAATCTAGCCGAGAAGATAAAAATGAAGAGAGATTGGATAGCCAAGGTCAAAATTGTGATCGGCATTGCAAGGGGACTTTGCTTCCTCCATCACGATTGTTATCCTGTGATTCCCCATGGAGATTTGAGGGCTAGTAACATTGTGTTTGACGAAAACGTGGAACCCCATTTGGCTGAATATGGGCTTAAATTTCTGGCAAAGTGGAACCACCATTCATTTCCAGCAGCAACTTGCAGGACTGAAACAG GTGAATACAATAGTGCCATAAAAGAGGAACTCTACTTGGATATTTACAACTTTGGGGAGGTAATTCTGGAAGTTCTAACAAATGGCAGGCTGAAAAATCAAGGAGGAAGCATTCATGGGAAACCGATGGAGACACTTTTACGAGAGATTAGCCATGAGAATGAAGTTGGTTCCTCCAATTCACTCAGAGAGGAAATAAAGCTGGTTATTGAAGTTGCTTTGCTCTGCACCAGAAGCAGGCCATGTGAGAGGCCATCCATGGAAGAAATATTGAAGCTTCTGTCAGGGCTGAAGCCACAAACAAAATAA
- the LOC127806918 gene encoding leucine-rich repeat receptor-like protein kinase TDR isoform X1 — MEISRPSCFHLLLALMFMAAVLAVDPVSEALLSLKSELTDYSDSLSDWFVPSGLKPAGKIYACSWSGVTCDKNSTKVIGLNLSMKDLGGVMSGKQFSLFTDLVDLNFSFNSFSEQLPTGIFNLNNLRSLDISRNNFSGHFPVGVSNLHHLVVFDAFSNSFSGLLPAEVSQLQFLKVLNLAGSYFSGPIASEYGSFKSLEFIHLAGNFLSGSIPPELGQLKTVTHMEIGYNSYQGSIPWQLGNMSQLEYLDIAGANLSGSIPKQLSNLTNLQSLFLFRNQLTGLIPWELSKIMPLRSLDLSDNQLSGPIPESFADLKNLRLLSLMYNNMNGTVPEGIAQLPSLDSLFIWNNFFHGPLPQSLGRYSKLKWVDVSTNNFIGRIPPDICSGGVLLKLILFSNNFSGGLSPSLTNCSSLVRLRIENNSFSGEIPLRFSGLPDMAYVDLSRNRFTGGIPTDISQAPKLQYFNVSNNPELGGIVPTQTWSLPQLQNFSASSCSITGNLPPFESCKSLSVVELRTNMLSGPVPGSVSNCQVIEKMDLANNNFTGHLPEELATLPALSELDFSHNNFSGPIPTTFANSSRLMILNVSFNHISGSIPPEKKFRSMGSSAFVGNPELCGAPLQPCPGTTKIPNGLQLGIRRTQKFAWVLILCSVVVLCVTVSIIGVFYFRRGSEGQWRMVSFIGLPRFTANDILRSFNSTEVIETMPPLSGSFCKAVLPTGITVSVKKIEVDAKNMKAMLEFITRLGNARHKNLTRLLGFCYNNHLGYLLYDYLPESNLAEKIKMKRDWIAKVKIVIGIARGLCFLHHDCYPVIPHGDLRASNIVFDENVEPHLAEYGLKFLAKWNHHSFPAATCRTETGTCKAEVLSQISAGEYNSAIKEELYLDIYNFGEVILEVLTNGRLKNQGGSIHGKPMETLLREISHENEVGSSNSLREEIKLVIEVALLCTRSRPCERPSMEEILKLLSGLKPQTK, encoded by the exons ATGGAGATCTCGAGACCCTCATGCTTCCACCTTCTTCTTGCTTTGATGTTCATGGCTGCAGTTCTGGCAGTTGATCCCGTCTCAGAGGCACTTTTGAGCTTGAAATCTGAGCTCACAGATTATTCCGACAGTTTGAGTGACTGGTTTGTGCCTTCTGGGCTGAAGCCAGCTGGAAAAATCTATGCTTGTTCTTGGTCTGGTGTCACATGTGACAAGAACTCTACCAAAGTCATTGGCTTGAACCTGTCCATGAAGGATCTTGGAGGTGTAATGTCAGGAAAGCAATTCAGCCTCTTCACAGACCTTGTTGATCTCAACTTCAGTTTCAATTCTTTCTCAGAACAACTCCCTACTGGGATTTTCAATCTCAACAATCTAAGAAGCTTGGACATCAGCAGAAACAATTTCTCAGGCCACTTCCCCGTTGGTGTCTCCAATCTCCACCATCTGGTTGTCTTTGATGCCTTCAGCAACAGCTTCTCAGGCCTCTTACCAGCCGAAGTTTCGCAGCTTCAATTCCTTAAAGTACTCAATCTTGCTGGGAGTTACTTCAGTGGACCAATCGCATCAGAGTATGGCTCATTCAAGAGCCTTGAATTCATTCACTTGGCAGGCAATTTTCTCAGTGGCAGCATACCACCAGAGCTGGGGCAGCTCAAAACAGTGACCCATATGGAGATTGGTTATAACAGTTACCAAGGAAGCATTCCCTGGCAACTGGGTAACATGAGCCAGCTTGAGTATCTTGATATTGCCGGCGCAAACCTCTCTGGTTCAATACCAAAGCAGCTCAGCAATCTCACCAACCTTCAGTCACTTTTTCTGTTCAGAAACCAACTCACTGGATTGATTCCATGGGAGCTCTCAAAAATCATGCCCCTCAGAAGCCTGGACCTTTCTGATAACCAGCTTTCTGGGCCCATTCCTGAGAGCTTTGCAGACTTGAAGAATCTTAGGCTGCTCAGCCTGATGTACAATAACATGAATGGCACTGTTCCTGAAGGTATTGCACAGCTTCCATCACTTGATTCTCTCTTCATATGGAACAATTTCTTTCATGGGCCACTTCCACAAAGCTTGGGCAGGTATTCAAAGCTGAAATGGGTGGATGTTtcaacaaataatttcattGGGAGAATTCCACCAGATATATGTTCAGGAGGGGTCTTGTTGAAGTTGATCctcttttcaaataatttttctgGTGGACTATCTCCATCTCTCACCAATTGTTCATCTCTCGTTCGCCTACgaatagaaaataattctttcTCAGGTGAGATCCCTCTGAGATTCAGTGGACTTCCTGATATGGCATATGTTGATCTGTCTAGAAATAGGTTCACAGGAGGAATTCCCACTGATATTTCCCAAGCTCCCAAGCTTCAGTACTTTAATGTGTCTAATAATCCTGAGCTTGGAGGTATAGTCCCAACACAGACATGGTCTTTGCCACAGCTTCAGAACTTCTCAGCATCCTCTTGTAGCATTACTGGAAATCTTCCTCCATTCGAATCCTGCAAATCACTCTCTGTAGTTGAATTAAGGACAAACATGTTGTCAGGACCCGTTCCAGGAAGTGTCTCCAACTGCCAGGTTATTGAGAAGATGGACTTGGCCAACAATAATTTCACTGGTCACTTACCTGAGGAGCTGGCTACTCTTCCTGCTCTCTCTGAATTAGATTTTTCACATAATAATTTCAGTGGTCCAATACCCACAACGTTTGCCAATTCTTCAAGACTGATGATTCTGAACGTATCATTCAATCATATCTCCGGTTCCATTCCACCAGAAAAGAAATTTAGATCGATGGGGAGCAGTGCTTTTGTCGGAAATCCAGAGCTATGTGGAGCACCCCTGCAACCTTGTCCTGGTACAACAAAAATTCCAAATGGACTCCAATTGGGAATCAGGAGGACACAGAAGTTTGCTTGGGTTCTTATACTGTGTTCAGTGGTGGTTCTATGCGTCACAGTTTCAATCATTGGTGTATTTTACTTCCGGAGAGGAAGTGAAGGCCAGTGGAGAATGGTCTCATTTATTGGACTTCCTCGGTTCACTGCAAATGATATTTTGAGGAGCTTCAATTCCACAGAAGTTATAGAGACGATGCCGCCATTGTCAGGTTCATTCTGCAAAGCAGTCCTGCCCACAGGAATAACAGTTTCAGTCAAGAAGATTGAGGTGGATGCCAAAAATATGAAGGCAATGCTAGAATTCATAACACGGCTGGGCAATGCAAGACATAAGAACTTGACCAGACTGCTTGGATTTTGCTATAACAATCATCTGGGTTATCTTTTGTATGATTACTTGCCTGAAAGTAATCTAGCCGAGAAGATAAAAATGAAGAGAGATTGGATAGCCAAGGTCAAAATTGTGATCGGCATTGCAAGGGGACTTTGCTTCCTCCATCACGATTGTTATCCTGTGATTCCCCATGGAGATTTGAGGGCTAGTAACATTGTGTTTGACGAAAACGTGGAACCCCATTTGGCTGAATATGGGCTTAAATTTCTGGCAAAGTGGAACCACCATTCATTTCCAGCAGCAACTTGCAGGACTGAAACAG GAACATGCAAAGCTGAAGTTCTTTCACAAATTTCTGCAGGTGAATACAATAGTGCCATAAAAGAGGAACTCTACTTGGATATTTACAACTTTGGGGAGGTAATTCTGGAAGTTCTAACAAATGGCAGGCTGAAAAATCAAGGAGGAAGCATTCATGGGAAACCGATGGAGACACTTTTACGAGAGATTAGCCATGAGAATGAAGTTGGTTCCTCCAATTCACTCAGAGAGGAAATAAAGCTGGTTATTGAAGTTGCTTTGCTCTGCACCAGAAGCAGGCCATGTGAGAGGCCATCCATGGAAGAAATATTGAAGCTTCTGTCAGGGCTGAAGCCACAAACAAAATAA